From a region of the Tamandua tetradactyla isolate mTamTet1 chromosome 10, mTamTet1.pri, whole genome shotgun sequence genome:
- the ZBTB21 gene encoding zinc finger and BTB domain-containing protein 21, with the protein MEGLLHYINPAHAISLLSALNEERLKGQLCDVLLIVGDQKFRAHKNVLAASSEYFQSLFTNKENESQTVFQLDFCEPDAFDNVLNYIYSSSLFVEKGSLAAVQELGYSLGISFLTNIVSKTPQAPFPTCPNRKKFFVEDDENSSQKRSVIVCQSRNEAQGKTVSQNQLDLSHTLRSSPGIAVRTSTSRPHVPKPIEPLHNLSLSEKSWSQDTTVGYTKSLEPPGSLDNPNGSDLVKTNAVLPSKPLQGREEAVENKPGVSGQLPKGKAIELALKKPRPPVLSLRSSSEAPYLLKETNKGSGPGEDRNLLYYSKLGLVIPSSGPGSGNQTVDKSGPLVKSLLRRSLSMDSQVPIYSPSLDLKSSQGSSSVLSDAPGNAFCALSQKSSLKHCSENPALETRTQVVQPHRLRSFSASQSTDREGPSPLTEVRIKTEPSSPLSDPSDIIRVTVGDAAAATAAASLSATKDFSLKREEDQKDMSRLPAKRRFQADRRLPFKKLKVNEHRSPVSENNFEDGSSPTVLDGNCLDSDLNKDEFGELEGTRPNKKFKCKHCLKIFRSTAGLHRHVNMYHNPEKPYACDICHKRFHTNFKVWTHCQTQHGVVKNPSPASGSHAVLDEKFQRKLIDIVREREIKKALIIKLRRGKPGFQGQTSTQAQQVIKRNLRSRVKGAYICTYCGKAYRFLSQFKQHIKMHPGEKPLVVNKVPKPKEHVPLESPVENKEVYQCRLCNAKLSSLLEQGNHERLCRNATVCPYCSLRFFSPELKHEHESKCEYKKLTCLECMRTFKSSFSIWRHQVEVHNQNTMAPAENFSLPILDHNGEVTSSLRPQPQSEPNKVNHVGATKDDNVFSDSSEQINFDSEDSSCLPEDLSLSKQLKIQVKEEPVEEAEEEVPETSVVPKEASASKDTGLWPCEKCGKMFTVHKQLERHQELLCSVKPFICHVCNKAFRTNFRLWSHFQSHMSQTSEESGHKESEVCPVPTNSPSPPPLPPPPPLPKIQPLEPDSPTGLSENPTLATEKLFVPQESDTLFYHAPPLSAITFKRQFMCKLCHRTFKTAFSLWSHEQTHN; encoded by the coding sequence ATGGAGGGATTACTGCATTACATAAATCCAGCGCATGCCATTTCTCTCCTAAGTGCTCTAAATGAAGAACGCCTCAAAGGACAACTGTGTGATGTGCTTCTCATTGTTGGAGACCAAAAATTTCGAGCTCATAAAAATGTCTTGGCTGCCAGTAGTGAATATTTTCAGAGTTTATTCACAAATAAGGAGAATGAGTCACAAACTGTATTTCAGCTTGACTTTTGTGAACCAGATGCTTTTGATAATGTTTTAAACTACATCTATTCTTCATCTTTATTTGTGGAGAAAGGCAGCCTTGCTGCTGTGCAAGAACTTGGGTATAGTCTAGGAATTTCCTTTTTGACTAACATTGTTTCTAAAACACCTCAAGCCCCCTTTCCCACATGtcccaatagaaaaaaatttttcgtAGAAGATGATGAAAACAGTTCTCAAAAGAGAAGTGTCATTGTTTGTCAAAGTAGAAATGAAGCACAAGGAAAAACTGTGAGTCAGAATCAACTTGATCTAAGCCATACTCTCAGGTCCTCACCTGGCATAGCAGTCAGGACCAGTACCAGTAGACCCCATGTTCCAAAACCAATTGAACCACTTCACAATTTGTCATTAAGTGAAAAGAGTTGGTCACAAGACACTACTGTGGGATATACAAAGTCTCTTGAGCCTCCTGGATCTTTGGATAATCCTAATGGAAGTGATTTGGTGAAAACAAATGCAGTATTGCCATCAAAGCCTCTACAAGGCCGAGAAGAAGCTGTGGAGAATAAGCCAGGTGTAAGTGGCCAGCTTCCAAAAGGAAAAGCTATAGAGCTGGCTTTGAAGAAACCACGGCCACCTGTTTTGTCACTCCGTAGCTCATCGGAGGCTCCCTATCTATTAAAAGAGACTAACAAAGGAAGTGGTCCAGGTGAAGATAGGAacttactgtattattcaaagtTAGGCTTGGTGATCCCCTCCAGTGGACCTGGGTCTGGAAACCAAACCGTTGACAAAAGTGGCCCACTTGTGAAGAGTCTTCTCAGACGGTCATTGTCAATGGATAGCCAGGTTCCAATATATTCACCCTCCCTGGATTTGAAATCTTCACAGGGATCGTCTTCAGTATTGAGTGATGCCCCGGGGAATGCATTCTGCGCTTTATCTCAAAAGTCATCTTTAAAACATTGTAGTGAAAATCCTGCGCTGGAGACCAGGACTCAGGTTGTACAGCCTCATCGCCTTAGGTCCTTTAGTGCTTCTCAGTCAACAGACAGGGAGGGTCCCTCACCCCTCACAGAGGTGCGGATAAAAACAGAGCCCAGCAGCCCACTTTCAGACCCTTCTGACATCATCAGGGTCACTGTGGGCGACGCAGCAGCTGCCACAGCAGCGGCATCCTTGTCAGCCACGAAGGACTTTTCTCTGAAAAGAGAGGAAGACCAAAAGGATATGAGCAGGCTCCCTGCAAAACGGAGGTTTCAGGCAGACCGAAGATTGCCATTTAAGAAGTTAAAGGTAAACGAGCACAGATCTCCTgtatcagaaaataattttgaggATGGCTCAAGCCCAACTGTCCTCGATGGAAATTGTCTAGATTCTGATTTGAACAAAGATGAATTTGGTGAGTTGGAGGGAACGAgaccaaacaaaaaatttaaatgcaaacaTTGCCTTAAGATCTTCCGATCAACTGCAGGTCTTCACCGTCATGTTAACATGTACCATAACCCAGAGAAGCCCTATGCCTGTGACATCTGCCACAAGAGATTCCACACCAACTTCAAAGTGTGGACACACTGTCAGACCCAGCATGGTGTAGTGAAGAACCCATCGCCAGCCTCTGGGTCCCATGCTGTTCTGGATGAAAAGTTCCAAAGAAAACTGATTGACATAGTGAGAGAGCGAGAAATTAAAAAGGCTCTGATCATCAAGTTAAGGCGTGGCAAGCCGGGTTTTCAGGGACAGACTAGTACCCAAGCACAGCAAGTCATCAAGAGGAATTTACGATCAAGAGTCAAAGGAGCCTACATTTGCACTTACTGTGGAAAAGCTTATCGTTTTCTCTCCCAGTTTAAACAGCACATAAAAATGCACCCAGGAGAAAAGCCTCTTGTAGTAAATAAAGTTCCTAAGCCAAAAGAGCACGTTCCTCTGGAAAGCCCAGTAGAAAACAAGGAGGTTTACCAGTGCCGTCTCTGTAATGCTAAGCTCTCTTCTCTTCTAGAACAAGGAAACCACGAGAGATTATGCAGAAATGCAACCGTCTGTCCTTACTGCAGCCTCAGGTTTTTCTCGCCAGAGCTAAAGCACGAGCATGAGAGCAAATGTGAGTATAAGAAACTGACGTGTCTCGAGTGTATGCGCACCTTCAAGTCCTCTTTTAGCATCTGGCGGCACCAAGTTGAAGTTCATAATCAGAACACCATGGCACCGGCTGAAAACTTTTCCTTACCTATTCTAGACCACAATGGTGAAGTGACAAGTTCTTTAAGACCCCAGCCTCAGTCTGAGCCTAATAAAGTAAACCATGTTGGGGCAACGAAAGATGACAATGTATTCAGTGATTCTTCAGAACAAATTAACTTTGATTCAGAAGATTCCTCTTGCCTCCCTGAAGACCTTAGTCTTTCTAAGCAACTTAAAATCCAAGTCAAAGAAGAGCCTGTGGAAGAGGCTGAGGAAGAGGTACCCGAGACCAGCGTAGTCCCCAAGGAAGCCAGTGCCAGTAAAGACACCGGCCTGTGGCCCTGCGAGAAGTGCGGGAAGATGTTCACAGTGCACAAGCAGCTGGAGCGCCACCAGGAGCTCTTGTGTTCCGTGAAACCGTTCATCTGTCATGTTTGCAACAAGGCTTTTCGCACAAACTTTCGGCTCTGGAGTCACTTCCAGTCCCATATGTCTCAAACCTCAGAGGAGTCAGGGCATAAGGAATCTGAAGTGTGCCCTGTACCAACAAACTCTCCCTCACCGCCACCCCTACCACCACCGCCTCCCCTGCCCAAAATCCAGCCCTTGGAGCCTGACAGTCCCACTGGTTTGTCTGAAAATCCCACTCTGGCCACGGAGAAATTGTTCGTACCCCAAGAATCAGATACACTTTTTTATCATGCCCCACCCCTTTCAGCAATCACATTTAAAAGACAGTTTATGTGTAAACTTTGCCATAGGACATTTAAGACTGCGTTTAGTCTTTGGAGTCATGAACAAACCCACAATTAA